The following are from one region of the Takifugu rubripes chromosome 16, fTakRub1.2, whole genome shotgun sequence genome:
- the LOC101065147 gene encoding F-box only protein 30-like — MEEAHAHCLSCFNQRCVGRSQPGISCELIYCPVLCGAVFHSCKAEEHSLICPLLRVPCLNSGNGCPARVVRNQMYAHLEVCPAGVVCCTMEWNRWPISCLDYTSYESLSRGVEEVEQLDMALALQDQRTLLESLKVIAMAPSVERAPPLSLRKEDKATDSVLPTSASGTSTCGESASHSPSLCQSPSDPRKEKIASGINVFNEQHLGGLYEATVETARSLVAALEIVGSVNSLECADREGGAAGSAGDPHSDAAAKAAEALTKKVIEEQTVCSTCVEESGGRSVNATNGPLSAAADVGVTTTRPRVTQEGPMATPEAAHVVLEESCPSEKAQVLREDGQCSLANGHIDSSADSSLSTMETKSVDTSDLVQDEESLAVGETDLISEALLFCLEESRECKRISDTVYADAHRVHFGTQTFTFPAAILVTSTRVGEMASASACDHAAPQLSYPSPFHTLRLGLVLEALEVEAVPHNRYLPATPRHQHMFPFVCGQAFRRDQFPSHFTNVHGDIHAGLNGWMEHRCPLAYYGCTFSQRRFYPSTAGAKVVHDRHLRSFGVRPCPNVNNAREPQSDQFSGLPFEVLRNVAGYLDSFSLCQLSLVSRTMREVCSSLLQSRGIVELQWERRMCPSAPGAVSWQIKNKVWRFSTAFSPVLSWRFADVPSMSQHLAKCDFNVVEQQTEPVPLPAMSNAQDGQALRCALRHINT, encoded by the exons ATGGAGGAGGCCCACGCTCACTGTCTATCCTGTTTTAACCAGAGATGCGTGGGCAGATCTCAGCCTGGGATTTCTTGTGAACTCATCTATTGTCCAGTATTATGTGGCGCCGTGTTTCACTCCTGCAAAGCTGAAGAACACTCCCTCATTTGTCCGCTGCTGAGAGTCCCCTGTCTAAACAGTGGCAATGGCTGTCCTGCCAGGGTTGTGCGCAACCAGATGTATGCACATCTGGAAGTGTGCCCAGCAGGAGTAGTGTGCTGTACTATGGAGTGGAACAGATGGCCTATTAGCTGCCTTGACTATACCTCCTATGAGAGCTTGAGCCGGGGCGTAGAGGAGGTGGAGCAGTTGGACATGGCGCTCGCCCTCCAGGACCAGCGAACACTACTGGAGTCCCTTAAGGTGATTGCCATGGCACCCAGTGTAGAAAGAGCACCACCTCTCTCTCTTCGGAAAGAGGACAAAGCCACAGATTCAGTTTTACCTACATCTGCCTCTGGGACTTCCACCTGTGGGGAATCAGCTTCGCACTCCCCATCTTTGTGCCAGTCGCCATCAGATCCTCGAAAGGAGAAAATTGCCAGTGGAATTAATGTCTTCAACGAGCAGCACCTTGGTGGGCTGTACGAGGCCACGGTTGAGACCGCCAGAAGCTTAGTTGCTGCTTTAGAAATTGTTGGCAGCGTTAATTCTCTGGAGTgtgcagacagagaggggggtgCAGCTGGCAGCGCGGGAGACCCACACTCTGACGCTGCGGCTAAAGCGGCAGAAGCTCTGACTAAAAAGGTGATAGAAGAACAAACTGTTTGTTCCACCTGTGTGGAAGAAAGCGGTGGCAGGTCTGTGAACGCAACAAATGGACCCCTGTCGGCAGCAGCAGACGTCGGGGTGACGACAACACGGCCTCGTGTCACGCAGGAGGGACCCATGGCAACTCCAGAGGCGGCTCATGTGGTCCTGGAAGAGTCGTGTCCTTCAGAAAAGGCCCAGGTTTTGAGGGAAGATGGTCAATGTTCACTGGCCAATGGACATATTGACTCCAGTGCAGACAGCTCGCTGTCAACAATGGAGACCAAATCAGTGGATACCTCAGATCTGGTGCAGGATGAGGAGTCCCTGGCTGTGGGAGAGACCGATCTGATCTCCGAGGCTCTGCTCTTCTGCCTGGAAGAGTCCAGAGAGTGTAAAAGGATCTCAGACACGGTCTACGCTGACGCCCATCGCGTCCATTTCGGCACGCAGACTTTCACTTTCCCAGCAGCAATCTTGGTAACCAGTACGCGGGTGGGTGAGATGGCGTCTGCGTCGGCGTGTGACCACGCTGCCCCCCAGCTCTCCTACCCCAGTCCTTTCCACACACTACGCCTTGGCCTCGTCCTGGAAGCCCTGGAAGTTGAGGCGGTCCCGCACAATCGCTATCTCCCCGCCACCCCCCGCCACCAGCACATGTTCCCCTTTGTCTGTGGTCAGGCCTTCCGCCGAGACCAGTTTCCCTCTCATTTCACCAACGTCCACGGTGACATCCACGCCGGTCTCAACGGCTGGATGGAGCACCGCTGCCCCCTTGCATATTATGGCTGCACGTTCTCCCAGCGCAGGTTTTACCCGTCCACCGCGGGAGCCAAGGTGGTCCATGACAGGCACCTGAGGTCTTTCGGGGTCCGGCCTTGCCCTAATGTAAATAATGCACGTGAACCCCAGTCTGACCAGTTTAGCGGGCTGCCCTTTGAGGTGCTGAGGAATGTAGCTGGGTACCTTGACAGTTTCAGCCTCTGCCAGCTGTCCCTGGTTTCGCGGACTATGAGGGAGGTGTGTTCCAGTCTCCTTCAGTCCAGGGGCATCGTAGAACTGCAGTGGGAGCGTCGCATGTGCCCCAGCGCTCCTGGCGCCGTGTCGTGGCAGATCAAAAACAAA GTGTGGCGGTTCAGTACGGCGTTCAGCCCGGTGCTGTCGTGGCGTTTCGCTGATGTCCCCAGCATGTCCCAACATCTGGCCAAGTGTGACTTCAACgtggtggagcagcagacggaGCCTGTGCCTCTTCCTGCTATGAGCAACGCTCAGGACGGACAGGCTCTGCGCTGTGCGCTGCGCCACATCAATACCTGA